The following are encoded in a window of Pseudomonas sp. St316 genomic DNA:
- the rfbB gene encoding dTDP-glucose 4,6-dehydratase, which translates to MRILITGGAGFIGSALIRHLILDTEHQVLNLDKLTYAGNLESLSSIDHDSRYEFIQADIVDQATVSALLARFKPEAIMHLAAESHVDRSIDGPAEFIQTNIVGTYSLLEATRAYWLALPEPQKRAFRFHHISTDEVYGDLHGVDDLFTETTPYAPSSPYSASKAASDHLVRAWQRTYGLPVLVTNCSNNYGPFHFPEKLIPLVILNALAGKPLPVYGNGQQVRDWLFVEDHARALLKVVTEGAVGETYNIGGHNEQKNIDVVRSICALLEELAPRKPEGVEHYADLISFVQDRPGHDLRYAIDAGKIERELGWTPRETFETGLRKTVQWYLENLLWCQRVQDGSYQGERLGSLDNKDAIA; encoded by the coding sequence ATGCGCATTCTCATCACTGGCGGTGCTGGCTTCATCGGCTCGGCACTCATACGGCACTTGATCCTCGACACCGAGCACCAGGTCCTGAACCTCGACAAGCTGACGTATGCCGGCAATCTCGAATCGCTGAGCAGCATCGATCACGACAGCCGTTACGAGTTCATCCAGGCCGACATCGTCGATCAAGCGACCGTCAGTGCGCTGCTGGCGCGATTCAAGCCCGAGGCCATCATGCACCTGGCGGCCGAGTCCCATGTGGACCGCTCCATCGATGGCCCGGCGGAATTCATCCAGACCAACATCGTGGGCACCTACAGCCTGCTGGAAGCCACTCGCGCGTATTGGCTGGCCTTGCCCGAGCCGCAGAAGCGCGCGTTTCGCTTCCACCATATTTCCACCGACGAAGTGTATGGCGACTTGCACGGCGTGGACGACCTGTTCACCGAAACCACCCCCTATGCCCCAAGCTCACCGTATTCGGCGAGCAAGGCGGCGTCCGACCACCTGGTCCGCGCCTGGCAACGCACCTACGGCTTGCCCGTGCTGGTGACCAACTGCTCGAACAACTACGGGCCATTTCACTTCCCCGAGAAGTTGATTCCGTTGGTGATTCTCAATGCCCTGGCCGGTAAACCGCTGCCGGTCTACGGCAACGGCCAGCAAGTGCGTGACTGGCTGTTCGTCGAAGACCATGCCCGTGCATTGCTCAAGGTCGTCACCGAAGGCGCGGTCGGTGAGACGTACAACATTGGCGGGCACAACGAGCAGAAAAACATCGACGTGGTGCGCAGCATCTGCGCGCTGCTCGAAGAACTGGCGCCACGCAAACCCGAAGGCGTCGAGCACTACGCCGACCTGATCAGCTTCGTCCAGGATCGCCCCGGCCACGACCTGCGCTACGCCATCGACGCGGGCAAGATCGAACGGGAACTGGGCTGGACGCCTCGGGAAACCTTCGAGACCGGTCTGCGCAAGACCGTGCAGTGGTACCTCGAAAACCTGCTGTGGTGCCAACGTGTCCAGGACGGTAGCTATCAGGGCGAGCGCCTGGGCTCGCTCGACAACAAGGATGCAATTGCATGA